Proteins co-encoded in one Rattus rattus isolate New Zealand chromosome 5, Rrattus_CSIRO_v1, whole genome shotgun sequence genomic window:
- the Dtd1 gene encoding D-aminoacyl-tRNA deacylase 1: MKAVVQRVTRASVTVGGEQISAIGRGICVLLGISMEDTQKEVEHMVRKILNLRVFEDESGKHWSKSVMDKEYEVLCVSQFTLQCVLKGNKPDFHLAMPTEQAESFYNSFLEQLRKSYRPELIRDGKFGAYMQVHIQNDGPVTIELESPAPGAASSDPKQVSLEPGACISLEGVSNVPWPNPSLWSSRHLEVEETLHGYSLTFILLSLFSSIHVYTVTPELVSSLTRLRQCC, translated from the exons TTGGAGGAGAGCAGATCAGCGCCATCGGACGGGGCATCTGTGTCTTGCTGGGTATTTCCATGgaagacacacagaaggaagTGGAGCACAT GGTTCGGAAGATTTTAAATCTGCGTGTGTTTGAGGACGAGAGTGGGAAGCACTGGTCCAAGAGCGTGATGGATAAGGAGTATGAGGTGCTGTGCGTCAGCCAGTTCACTCTCCAGTGTGTCCTCAAGGGAAACAAGCCCGACTTCCACCTGGCCATGCCCACGGAGCAGGCGGAGAGCTTCTACAACAGCTTCCTGGAGCAGCTTCGCAAGAGCTACAGACCAGAGCTCATCAGAG ATGGCAAGTTTGGTGCCTACATGCAGGTGCACATTCAGAACGATGGGCCTGTGACTATAGAACTGGAGTCCCCTGCTCCTGGAGCTGCTAGCTCTGATCCAAAGCAGGtaagcctggagcctggagcctgcaTCAGTCTCGAGGGTGTAAGTAATGTGCCTTGGCCTAATCCTAGTCTCTGGAGTAGTCGTCATCTTGAGGTGGAGGAAACCCTTCATGGCTACAGCCTCACgtttattttactttctctcttctcAAGTATACATGTTTACACTGTCACTCCGGAGCTTGTCTCAAGTTTGACCAGGCTGAGACAGTGTTGTTAG